The Coccidioides posadasii str. Silveira chromosome 5, complete sequence genome has a segment encoding these proteins:
- the SNT2 gene encoding putative PHD type zinc finger protein with BAH domain-containing protein (antiSMASH:Cluster_5.1~EggNog:ENOG410PHEU~COG:S~BUSCO:398at33183): MAAAQDAALSTESESPAKSAASLPTQSSSSKNGKMDNAADKAFAALNGSQSQPMTASTSCSSAADTPKQTLSSSTPTPAPYGTRSRNRVGVPRPNYAEDRDLDIDLEPVSNSKPTTSKKAASASHTTSRTSPAASIEKNGGVSTRGTRNAAGNHLSTTKEAIPGTSTFSANPNATNGSKKRKQPGSNTIVQGSSTPTSTSATSRKFIVPASKLPEMAAPTNMMTFNNAKGCLKNGKLKADDGTVLAPNDHVYLICEPPGEPYYLARIMEFLPNKDNPSGPIEMVRVNWYYRPRDIQRRVSDPRLVFASMHSDTCPLTALRGKCQIVHASEIKNLEEFRRGRNCFWFEKMYDRYIQRYYEVVPTSLVINVPQHVKKVLDERWKFILIEVGRSKEYTADVKTCKRCTQYAANSESVDCAVCHRTYHMRCVRPVLQKKPARGFAWACAPCSRAQDKKMEARNTPIIGELRQEPEPDAYEEDEEEPLPPAEITQSSSPSIHEGVTHSATPEQTAQAKLWPFRYLGIHCRVEEALEYDDRIYPRASSRIGSRHQANVIPWYGRPIRYVKAPEMKKKYLKSKKDPKMSKEALAAFEADKAERAKRPKWILDEPPGYIRRGEDEPITIGSKQVRTAELQFKMPDVSDLPARGEDDTPGSHLSPEDREKFMDEYMAEAKKIAPLKGIEEYSTNFLDKALKFLYEENFNKDAALARLGKINKYTDLKEPHLKPEEVKLFESGVAKYGSELRLVTKHVGTVPHSQIVRYYYMWKKTPKGRQIWGNFEGRRGKKALKKSDNATVKLVDDIADDHDDSAFDQDKAASKKRGFSCKFCSTKTSRRWCRAPFVPPGTTTTAEPSSKKDKGVVYTVALCQRCALLWRKYALQWENPDEVAKRISQGGTKSWRRKFEEELLAQLLTYTEWDMKINNTTATTAASLGIHVVSDMTRDTAAEPPKKKTKTSDKDSATPAKESPVDQVPKRRVVDKPTEPPPLLPEPPKPKMLPCAICNKMEPGGDQHLSCRDCRLSVHRGCYGVSANRNAAKWFCDTCSNDHNPAISTRYECVLCPVTWTEHELMEPPKISHKKKSDREREKERLEKEMVAEAIKLYRQRQEAAGKPAGPREALKRTAGNNWVHVTCAVWNPEIKFGNAKEFEPAEGMGLILPERFQETCKICKTQNGACVTCHLSSCNARFHVGCAHQAGYRFGFDVTPVKVSRRDSVNTMKLGEESGAVTAAIWCPHHVIPSIVHEMSEPSGVDDMNALQLYAQTCKQADLTLTGTVRKAAHFQQTVGASMSGQTASARRAAAANGASSGHARKESTNAAGSLVETSPKMDRGANHSSEQNGNEATNGVPDAKNCHHCQTTISPRWWRCCVSQELPGMASRQAPNGTSYDGVADEGDQRSSMEKTAEKVLYECHKCHYRKSESPAAPEPRPSPFVSKRDSSLPANRGPEYSHHSFASPRTQTVQQSPNLHIPPIVPLHPHGQEWRPDFEQRPGDYATPLLRNGIPPGPPGHPGPNGIPLPPPNFHSGPPQGSHMNGYAPSLPPPPSHYSGAVPPPPPHTYPTHQSPYTPVPGPSTSGPPQMPAGSHPYTSASPPAIHYSPQPSMSGLAPGAPPVRMYPVERAIAPNLPSPSVSRRSVDPQPPGTPGASEQHNPAGTEPSSTNAPQRSPSSGLANSGNQAPVAASGASAKDNEKVVDE; this comes from the exons ATGGCAGCCGCTCAGGATGCCGCCCTCTCCACCGAGAGTGAATCGCCTGCAAAGTCCGCCGCGTCGTTACCCACCCAGTCCTCCTCGTCCAAAAATGGAAAAATGGATAACGCCGCCGATAAGGCCTTCGCTGCCCTCAACGGCTCTCAGTCCCAGCCAATGACCGCGTCAACCTCATGTTCCTCTGCCGCAGATACGCCAAAGCAGACCCTCTCGAGCTCAACTCCTACCCCGGCCCCTTATGGTACCCGGTCAAGGAACAGAGTGGGTGTCCCACGACCAAACTATGCTGAAGACCGCGACCTTGACATCGATCTCGAGCCCGTGAGCAACTCCAAGCCCACCACCTCCAAGAAAGCTGCATCCGCCAGCCACACTACCTCCAGGACCTCCCCCGCCGCCAGTATCGAGAAGAACGGAGGAGTGAGCACAAGGGGCACAAGAAACGCCGCGGGTAACCACCTCTCGACGACGAAAGAAGCTATCCCCGGCACATCGACTTTTTCTGCGAACCCAAACGCGACCAATGGCTCCAAGAAGCGAAAGCAGCCAGGATCCAACACCATAGTCCAAGGCTCGTCTACTCCCACCAGTACAAGTGCGACGAGTAGAAAATTCATTGTCCCTGCCTCAAAATTGCCTGAAATGGCGGCGCCGACGAACATGATGACCTTTAACAACGCCAAGGGCTGCTTGAAGAATGGAAAATTAAAAGCGGATGACGGAACTGTTCTAGCTCCAAATG ATCACGTTTACCTAATCTGCGAGCCTCCCGGCGAACCGTATTACCTTGCCCGAATAATGGAGTTCCTACCCAACAAAGATAATCCGTCCGGCCCCATCGAGATGGTCAGAGTTAACTGGTACTATCGACCTCGCGACATCCAGCGCAGAGTCTCAGACCCGCGCCTGGTGTTCGCTTCCATGCATTCCGATACGTGTCCGTTGACCGCCCTTCGAGGAAAATGCCAGATCGTACATGCGTCAGAGATCAAAAACCTAGAAGAATTCAGAAGAGGCAGGAATTGCTTCTGGTTTGAGAAGATGTACGACCGTTATATCCAACGCTATTATGAAGTGGTACCCACCAGTCTGGTTATCAATGTCCCGCAACATGTGAAGAAGGTCTTGGATGAACGCTGGAAATTTATTCTAATCGAAGTGGGACGATCAAAAGAGTACACAGCTGATGTTAAAACTTGCAAACGGTGCACTCAATATGCTGCCAA CTCTGAGTCTGTCGATTGTGCCGTATGCCACCGTACCTATCACATGAGGTGCGTTCGCCCAGTTTTACAGAAGAAACCCGCTCGAGGATTTGCCTGGGCTTGCGCTCCCTGTAGCCGTGCGCAAGACAAGAAAATGGAAGCGAGAAACACGCCGATCATTGGTGAACTGCGGCAAGAGCCTGAGCCCGACGCGtacgaagaagatgaagaagaaccGTTGCCTCCTGCGGAAATTACACAGAGCAGTAGTCCTTCTATACACGAAGGTGTCACCCACTCCGCTACACCTGAACAGACCGCGCAAGCGAAGCTTTGGCCTTTTAGATATCTAGGAATACATTGCCGCGTTGAGGAGGCGTTGGAGTACGATGATAGAATATACCCTCGAGCTAGTTCACGGATCGGCTCCCGTCACCAGGCTAACGTCATTCCGTGGTATGGCCGTCCGATCAGATACGTGAAGGCCCCtgagatgaagaagaagtacCTCAAGTCGAAGAAAGACCCTAAGATGTCGAAGGAAGCCCTTGCCGCATTCGAAGCCGACAAAGCCGAAAGGGCGAAACGGCCAAAGTGGATCCTAGACGAGCCACCCGGCTACATACGTCGTGGCGAGGATGAGCCGATTACTATTGGTAGTAAGCAGGTCCGAACGGCGGAGTTACAATTCAAGATGCCAGATGTGTCAGATCTTCCAGCGCGTGGAGAGGATGATACTCCTGGATCGCATTTGAGCCCTGAGGATCGTGAGAAATTTATGGACGAATACATGGCCGAGGCCAAGAAGATCGCGCCCCTCAAGGGCATCGAAGAATATTCTACGAACTTTCTGGATAAGGCGCTGAAATTCCTATATGAAGAAAATTTCAACAAGGACGCGGCGCTGGCCAGGTTGGGCAAGATAAACAAGTACACCGACCTCAAGGAACCGCACCTTAAGCCGGAGGAGGTGAAGCTCTTTGAAAGTGGTGTTGCCAAGTACGGTTCCGAGCTGCGCCTTGTTACCAAACATGTTGGTACTGTACCACATAGTCAGATTGTGCGATATTACTACATGTGGAAGAAGACGCCAAAAGGTCGTCAAATCTGGGGAAATTTCGAGGGTCGGAGAGGCAAGAAGGCGCTTAAGAAGTCGGATAACGCAACGGTGAAATTGGTGGACGATATTGCCGATGACCACGACGACTCCGCATTCGATCAAGACAAAGCTGCGAGTAAAAAGCGAGGATTTAGCTGCAAGTTCTGTTCGACGAAAACTTCAAGACGATGGTGTCGAGCGCCGTTTGTTCCCCCCGGCACAACCACGACCGCCGAGCCATCATCCAAAAAGGACAAGGGAGTGGTTTACACGGTCGCATTGTGTCAGCGCTGCGCTTTGTTGTGGAGAAAATACGCTCTTCAGTGGGAGAATCCCGATGAGGTCGCGAAAAGAATCTCTCAGGGAGGTACGAAATCGTGGCGGCGCAAATTCGAGGAAGAGCTGTTGGCTCAACTCCTTACGTATACCGAGTGGGATATGAAGATCAACAACACCACCGCTACCACCGCTGCGTCCCTCGGCATTCATGTGGTATCTGATATGACAAGGGATACTGCAGCTGAGCCAcccaagaagaagacgaagaccTCGGACAAGGATTCTGCCACTCCAGCCAAGGAGTCTCCAGTGGATCAGGTTCCCAAGAGAAGAGTAGTCGACAAACCAACAGAGCCACCACCCTTGCTACCAGAGCCACCCAAACCGAAAATGCTTCCTTGCGCTATTTGCAACAAGATGGAACCCGGTGGCGATCAGCACCTATCTTGTCGAGATTGCCGACTCTCCGTCCATCGCGGTTGTTATGGCGTGAGCGCCAACCGAAACGCGGCCAAGTGGTTCTGCGATACTTGCTCGAACGACCACAATCCAGCTATATCAACGAGATACGAATGTGTTTTGTGCCCGGTTACCTGGACAGAGCATGAGTTGATGGAGCCACCCAAGATATCGCACAAGAAGAAGTCCGACCGCGAGCGCGAGAAGGAGAGATTGGAAAAGGAGATGGTCGCCGAAGCCATCAAGCTCTACCGTCAACGACAAGAGGCTGCTGGAAAGCCCGCTGGCCCTCGGGAGGCGCTCAAGCGAACAGCCGGAAACAACTGGGTCCATGTCACCTGTGCCGTCTGGAATCCCGAGATCAAGTTTGGAAACGCAAAGGAGTTCGAGCCTGCTGAGGGGATGGGGTTGATTCTGCCGGAACGATTCCAGGAGACCTGCAAGATTTGCAAGACGCAGAACGGCGCCTGCGTCACCTGCCATCTATCTTCTTGCAATGCTCGTTTCCATGTTGGGTGTGCGCATCAAGCCGGGTACAGGTTTGGGTTCGACGTGACTCCAGTGAAGGTCAGCAGAAGAGACTCTGTAAACACGATGAAACTTGGAGAAGAGTCCGGCGCGGTTACGGCGGCAATTTGGTGCCCTCATCATGTAATTCCGTCCATCGTGCATGAAATGAGCGAGCCTTCTGGGGTTGACGATATGAATGCCCTTCAGCTGTACGCCCAGACTTGCAAGCAGGCCGATCTTACCCTCACCGGTACCGTGCGGAAGGCGGCCCATTTCCAGCAAACCGTGGGAGCGTCGATGAGTGGGCAGACGGCATCGGCTCGacgtgctgctgctgcgaaCGGCGCCAGCTCTGGTCACGCGAGAAAGGAGAGCACCAACGCTGCTGGATCATTGGTTGAAACGTCGCCGAAGATGGATCGTGGTGCCAACCACTCGAGTGAACAGAACGGCAATGAAGCGACGAATGGTGTTCCGGATGCGAAGAACTGCCATCACTGTCAGACAACCATCAGCCCGAGATGGTGGCGTTGCTGTGTGAGTCAAGAGTTGCCTGGCATGGCTAGTCGCCAAGCGCCGAACGGAACTTCCTACGACGGTGTAGCAGATGAAGGAGATCAAAGGAGCTCCATGGAGAAGACCGCAGAAAAGGTCTTGTATGAGTGTCATAAATGCCACTACAGGAAGTCAGAGTCTCCAGCAGCCCCTGAACCTCGACCTTCACCGTTTGTTTCCAAGCGCGATTCAAGCTTGCCCGCCAACCGAGGACCCGAATACTCCCATCATTCATTTGCATCTCCCCGCACTCAAACCGTCCAACAGAGTCCCAACCTCCATATACCTCCGATTGTTCCTCTCCATCCGCATGGACAAGAGTGGCGACCCGATTTCGAGCAGCGACCCGGTGACTACGCGACTCCGCTTCTTCGAAATGGGATCCCCCCGGGGCCACCAGGACATCCAGGGCCGAATGGAATCCCCCTCCCGCCGCCAAACTTCCATTCTGGCCCACCGCAGGGTTCGCACATGAACGGCTATGCACCTTCCCTTCCGCCGCCTCCGTCGCACTATTCCGGTGCCGTGCCACCTCCACCTCCACACACATACCCGACACATCAAAGCCCATACACACCCGTCCCAGGCCCATCCACGAGTGGTCCGCCTCAGATGCCCGCGGGTAGCCATCCATACACATCCGCCTCGCCACCGGCAATTCATTACTCACCTCAACCTTCGATGAGCGGCCTGGCACCCGGTGCTCCTCCTGTTCGAATGTACCCCGTTGAGAGAGCCATCGCGCCCAACCTCCCGTCCCCGTCTGTATCCCGTCGCAGCGTAGACCCTCAGCCTCCGGGAACACCGGGAGCGTCGGAGCAGCATAACCCTGCTGGAACCGAGCCATCCTCGACCAACGCGCCGCAGCGATCTCCAAGCTCTGGTCTTGCAAATAGTGGGAACCAGGCGCCTGTGGCCGCATCTGGAGCGAGTGCGA AAGATAACGAAAAGGTCGTGGATGAGTAG
- the SOL1 gene encoding suppressor of los1-1 (antiSMASH:Cluster_5.1~EggNog:ENOG410PISM~COG:G~BUSCO:11941at33183) — translation MSGTSPHLYTFDNTEDLAQRLRTYVLHSQNAALKRYDVFRVAVSGGSLPTILAKAFVGQQPSSATEAGGDDENTLKLSHWDIFFADERVVPLDHPDSNYNLVKTEFVDKLSPTFGQPKIHPIDTTNLSNDTDPQDIADLYQEELMHSFAAKDSVKLPVFDLILLGCGPDGHTCSLFPGHELLKESDSWVAAISDSPKPPPKRITLTLPVVTHGLRIAFVATGEGKKEVMKQIFDTEEGKQLPCGMVNEKAGDRVSWFTDGKATEGVAFPRKGNL, via the coding sequence ATGTCAGGAACAAGCCCCCATCTCTACACATTCGACAACACTGAAGACCTGGCCCAGCGTCTCCGGACATACGTCCTCCACTCCCAAAATGCAGCCCTAAAGAGATACGATGTCTTCCGTGTGGCCGTCTCCGGTGGCTCTCTCCCGACCATCCTAGCCAAAGCCTTCGTCGGTCAGCAGCCCTCCTCCGCCACCGAAGCGGGAGGAGACGACGAGAATACTCTCAAACTCTCCCACTGGGACATCTTCTTCGCCGACGAGCGCGTCGTCCCCCTCGACCACCCAGATAGCAACTACAACCTCGTCAAGACCGAATTCGTCGACAAGCTCTCCCCTACCTTCGGGCAGCCCAAGATCCACCCCATCGATACCACCAACCTCAGCAACGACACTGACCCCCAAGACATCGCCGACCTCTACCAGGAAGAGCTCATGCACTCCTTTGCCGCAAAGGACAGCGTCAAACTGCCCGTGTTCGATCTCATCCTGCTCGGCTGCGGCCCTGACGGGCACACCTGCAGCTTATTCCCGGGCCACGAGCTCCTCAAAGAATCAGATTCGTGGGTCGCCGCCATTTCTGACTCGCCAAAGCCGCCGCCGAAGCGCATCACCCTTACTCTCCCGGTCGTTACGCACGGGTTGAGAATCGCCTTTGTGGCCACCGGCGAGGGCAAGAAGGAGGTCATGAAGCAGATTTTCGATACCGAGGAAGGCAAGCAGTTACCCTGTGGCATGGTCAACGAGAAGGCCGGAGACAGAGTGAGCTGGTTCACGGATGGGAAAGCTACAGAAGGTGTGGCGTTCCCGAGAAAAGGCAATCTATAA